The sequence below is a genomic window from Bradyrhizobium septentrionale.
GGCGGTGCGGCCCACCTGCCGGGCATGGCGGCCGCGCTGACGGAGCTGCCGGTGTTCGGGGTTCCCGTCGAGTCGAAGGCGCTGTCCGGCGTCGATTCGCTCTATTCGATCGTGCAGATGCCAGCCGGGATCCCGGTCGGAACGCTCGCGATCGGCAAGGCCGGCGCGATCAATGCCGCCTTGCTCGCGGCAAGCGTGCTCGCGCTCAACGATGCTGCCCTGGCCGGCCGGCTTGCGGCCTGGCGACAGCAGCAGACCGACGCGGTCAAGGACCATCCGGAGGGTACGGCGTGACGGCTTCAAACGCAGTGAAGCTGAAGC
It includes:
- the purE gene encoding 5-(carboxyamino)imidazole ribonucleotide mutase translates to MTAPIAIIMGSQSDWGTMRHAADTLAALGIACETRIVSAHRTPDRLYAFAKGAKAAGHKVIIAGAGGAAHLPGMAAALTELPVFGVPVESKALSGVDSLYSIVQMPAGIPVGTLAIGKAGAINAALLAASVLALNDAALAGRLAAWRQQQTDAVKDHPEGTA